GCGGCACTTTCAGAGTTCGCGGAATCCGTTCCTCCGTTGTACAAGTTGTAACGCATACGAAGCATGGCTGTTAGCTCGTCACTCTGTCCCTCAATGCCACCTGCGTCGCTACGCCAAGTCTGTGACGCTTCAAACGTAAAGGTAGGATAGTTGCGCCCTTTGGTCTGCTTATACTGAAAACGGGCCGAATCGACATCCACCGTTGCGACCTTAATTACCGGGTGATGCTCAAAAGCCTGACTAATCGCTTCATCGACGGTAAATGGAATTCGCTCTTGATCCGCTCGTGGAAAAATCAGTGATTGTGGTGTTTGCCCAACCAAACGAGTAAACATAGTATGAGAATCAAACAAATTATTTTGTGCAGCGGCTAAGTTACCGTGCGCTTTCGCCAATCGAGCTTCGACCTGAGACAAATCTGCGGTAGAACCGATGCCAGAGTTGACTCGTTTCTTAATGTCACTGTAAATACGTTTGTGAGTCATGAGATTGCTTTCAGAAAGCGCTAAGATTTCGTACGCTTTCACCGCATCCAGATAGACTTTGGTCACCTCTAGTGCTTTATCCTGCGCATCTGCTAACAGTTGGTAACGTAGCGACTCCGCTTCCGCTGCTGTTCTATCCATATCGTTGAGTGTGGCAGAACCATCCCAAATCAGTTGCGTTAGGGTTAAAGACGCATCTTTTCGTGTCATATCGGTTGATTCACGAGGAGGATTACCGGCAGGGTTGATGGATTCGAAACCGACACCTGCCTCTAAGTCCACTCTGGGCAAGTAAGCGCCAGAAGAGGCCTGATTAGCATATTGCTTACTTAAGAACTCGTTAAATGCACTTTTTATTTCAGGGTTGGTGGCAAGCGTAATGGCAACCGCTTGCTCTAATGTTTGCCCCACAGCAGGAAGTGACATCACTAACCCAGCGGCTAATGTGCTTATTCGGGTCCACTTCACTCAATTTCTCCTACTCGTTGTTTGCGCTAAGTCTAAGAGATTAGCTGTCTTAATTTTGAGAAGATTACGATAAAACGTCAATTTTTTAGCGCAACAAATCATTAAATCAATGTTGAGCTTGCGTGCTCAATCGCAAAATATCAGTCATTGTAACGAATTCCATCGCCTTTTTCTAACTTGTTGAAATGGATGTTTTAAAGAAATGATGTTCCGTAATGATAGGACGAGATCTGTGATATTGCTTCATAAATGAGACTGTGTGAGCAAAGTCCCCAATAGGTGACAAAAATGTAAAAGAGATTGGTTTTTCGGATGTTCTAGCGATCCCCGTTTGATATACTAATGGCTAAGAAAATAGAATTAATGTGCCCGTCAAAATATTGGCAGAACTGCACCGTCATCACAGAGGTTTACTTATGGATTTCTCAGCCTTTCTTTCTGGAGCTGCCCTTACCGCTGGTCGAATTGTTGTTATTGATTTGAACGGTAATATAAGAATGCTAGCGCCCGGACAAACACCTGCACCTGGCGAAGTTGTGATTGATACCCTAGATGAATCTGAGGTGCCTACAGTTCGAGTGGCGACAGAAAACGGCAGCAATGACATTACTGATGATGTGCAGCAGATTTTTGCAGCGTTAGAAGACGGACAAGATCCAACCCAACTGGGTGATGAGTTTGCTACCGCCGCAGGCGAAACGGGCGGTTCAAGTTTGGTGTCGGCAGGGACGATTTCCCGCGACGGAAGCGAGACCCTAGCAAGTACCGCGTTTACTACCCAAGGTTTGCAGGACCTAGGGCTTAACCAAGCGCAAAGTCTTTCTCTTTTTGAAGTGTACAGTTCTCTTTCTTCTGATGCGGCAACTATCAGTCCAGCAGAAACTTTACCTCTATTAACCGTTACACTAGATGTAGATAGTGGTTCTGAAGCGGACGATTTCCTAACCAATAATGGTTCGTTCACCGTCTCTGGACAAAATGATGGTGCGACGGTCGAATATTTTGTGGATGGCGAGTGGACAACGACAGTTCCAACACCAGTAGAAGGTGAAAACACCATCATCGTTCGTCAGACCGATGCGGCAGGCAACACCTCAGGCAGCAGCACGCTCACATTCACGTTAGACACTACAGCGCCAGATGCGCCGCAGATCTCACTAGACACCGACAGCGGCAGCTTGGCCGATGACTTCCTTACCAACAAAGGCGATTTCACCGTTGCTGGCACTGGAGATGGTGCGACGGTGGAGTACTTTGTTAATGGCGAATGGACCACCACCGCACCCACGCCAGTTGAAGGTCAAAATACCATCATCGTTCGTCAGACCGATTCGGCTGGTAACGTATCTGGCAGCAGTACGCTGACGTTCACGTTAGATACCACAGCGCCAGATGCACCGCAGATCTCACTAGACACTGACAGCGGCAGTTTTGCTGATGACTTCCTGACCAATAAAGGCGATTTCACCGTTGTAGGCACCGAAGAAGGTGCGACGGTGGAGTACTTTGTTAATGGCGAATGGACAACTACAGCGCCAACGCCAGTAGAAGGTGAAAACACCATCACTGTTCGTCAGACCGATGCGGCAGGCAACACTTCTGGCAGCAGCACGCTGACGTTTACTCTGGATACTACGGCTCAGGCAGGTACGGTTTCTATCGATCCAATCACCTCTGATGATGTGATTACAGAAACAGAGAAAAACCAAACAATTATAGTGACTGGTTCAGCGAGTGGTGGTGACATTAAATCTGGAGATGTTGTTACCGCTATCATTAACGGCAACGAATACAAAGGCAGCGTTTCTGAAGATGGAACGTGGGAGCTATCAGTAAACGGTTCAGATCTTGCTGTTGATACTGCTTTTGAAGTTACCGTTAATTCAACAGATGCAGCAGGTAACGAAGTCACCTCCACAGGGGAGTCCGTTCATAGATTTGATGACACGCCTGTTATCGTGAACATTGACATCGATCCAATTACTGAAGACTCGGTAATCAATGCAACTGAATCTCAAAGTGATATCACTATTACTGGTACCGTTTCGGGGGAAGAGTTTGCACAAGGAACGGTAACGCTAATTGTTAATGGCAACGAGTTTAGTGGGCAAGTTGTCGACGGCAGGTATGCAATTGATGTCCCTGGTAATGAGTTACTTGCTGACTCTGACAAACAAGTCTCCGCTGTTGTAGATGTTGTGAACAGCAAGGGTCAAATCGGCTCATCTACCTCTACCGAAGTATACTTTGTTGATACATCTTCACTGGCGACAATACGTGTCAACCCTATCACCAGCGATGATGTGATTAATCTTGCTGAGAGTCAGTCAACCGTTACTGTTAGTGGCCGGGTTGGTTTTGATGCTAAGGCTGGTGATCTAGTCTCAATGACAATTAACGGCACCTTATACACAGCAACGGTTTTGGCAAACAAAACTTGGAGTGTGGAGGTTTCGGGTACCGATCTAGCAAACGATAACAGTTTTGTTGCGACAGTAACTGGTGTGGATAGTGCAGGAAATCCTTACTCCGCCTCTACCACTTCAACACACACAGTCGATACGTCTGCGACAGCGGGTACAGTGACAGTGGATGCGATTACGTCAGATGACGTGATCAACGCGAGTGAAGCGGCAGGTACAGTGGCCGTGACCGGTACAGCCACAGGTGGCGATATCGCACAAGGCGATAAAGTGACCATGACGATCAATGGTACCGACTACGAAACCACGGTTGATGCGAACGGCAACTGGACAGTGGATGTGGCGGGCAGCGACCTAGCGGCGGACACCGAGTTCGAAGTTGTTGTGACGTCTTCGGACTCGGCGGGAAATACCGTAACAAGTTCGGTTTTATCAACTCATGGTGTTGCTCCAGTGGCCACAGACGATACGGCGTCAGGCACAGAAGACGGTGGCGTGATCACCATCGATGTGTTGGCGAACGACAGCGATGTGGATGGCGATACGTTGACCATCACAGGCGCGACGGTCCCAGCAGAGCAAGGTACGGTCGCGATCGTCGACGGCAAACTCGAGTTCACGCCAGCGGCGAACTTCAACGGCGAAGCGACCATCAGCTACACCATCAGCGATGGCAATGGCGGAACCGATACTGCGGACGTGAAAGTGACCGTGGATGCGGTGAACGACGGCCCAGTGGCCACAGACGATACGGCGTCAGGCACAGAAGACGGTGGCGTGATCACCATCGATGTGTTGGCGAACGACAGCGATGTGGATGGCGATACGTTGACCATCACAGGCGCGACGGTCCCAGCAGAGCAAGGTACGGTCGCGATCGTCGACGGCAAACTCGAGTTCACGCCAGCGGCGAACTTCAACGGCGAAGCGACCATCAGCTACACCATCAGCGATGGCAATGGCGGAACCGATACTGCGGACGTGAAAGTGACCGTGGATGCGGTGAACGACGGCCCAGTGGCCACAGACGATACGGCGTCAGGCACAGAAGACGGTGGCGTGATCACCATCGATGTGTTGGCGAACGACAGCGATGTGGATGGCGATACGTTGACCATCACAGGCGCGACGGTCCCAGCAGAGCAAGGTACGGTCGCGATCGTCGACGGCAAACTCGAGTTCACGCCAGCGGCGAACTTCAACGGCGAAGCGACCATCAGCTACACCATCAGCGATGGCAATGGCGGAACCGATACTGCGGACGTGAAAGTGACCGTGGATGCGGTGAACGACGGCCCAGTGGCCACAGACGATACGGCGTCAGGCACAGAAGACGGTGGCGTGATCACCATCGATGTGTTGGCGAACGACAGCGATGTGGATGGCGATACGTTGACCATCACAGGCGCGACGGTCCCAGCAGAGCAAGGTACGGTCGCGATCGTCGACGGCAAACTCGAGTTCACGCCAGCGGCGAACTTCAACGGCGAAGCGACCATCAGCTACACCATCAGCGATGGCAATGGCGGAACCGATACTGCGGACGTGAAAGTGACCGTGGATGCGGTGAACGACGGCCCAGTGGCCACAGACGATACGGCGTCAGGCACAGAAGACGGTGGCGTGATCACCATCGATGTGTTGGCGAACGACAGCGATGTGGATGGCGATACGTTGACCATCACAGGCGCGACGGTCCCAGCAGAGCAAGGTACGGTCGCGATCGTCGACGGCAAACTCGAGTTCACGCCAGCGGCGAACTTCAACGGCGAAGCGACCATCAGCTACACCATCAGCGATGGCAATGGCGGAACCGATACTGCGGACGTGAAAGTGACCGTGGATGCGGTGAACGACGGCCCAGTGGCCACAGACGATACGGCGTCAGGCACAGAAGACGGTGGCGTGATCACCATCGATGTGTTGGCGAACGACAGCGATGTGGATGGCGATACGTTGACCATCACAGGCGCGACGGTCCCAGCAGAGCAAGGTACGGTCGCGATCGTCGACGGCAAACTCGAGTTCACGCCAGCGGCGAACTTCAACGGCGAAGCGACCATCAGCTACACCATCAGCGATGGCAATGGCGGAACCGATACTGCGGACGTGAAAGTGACCGTGGATGCGGTGAACGACGGCCCAGTGGCCACAGACGATACGGCGTCAGGCACAGAAGACGGTGGCGTGATCACCATCGATGTGTTGGCGAACGACAGCGATGTGGATGGCGATACGTTGACCATCACAGGCGCGACGGTCCCAGCAGAGCAAGGTACGGTCGCGATCGTCGACGGCAAACTCGAGTTCACGCCAGCGGCGAACTTCAACGGCGAAGCGACCATCAGCTACACCATCAGCGATGGCAATGGCGGAACCGATACTGCGGACGTGAAAGTGACCGTGGATGCGGTGAACGACGGCCCAGTGGCCACAGACGATACGGCGTCAGGCACAGAAGACGGTGGCGTGATCACCATCGATGTGTTGGCGAACGACAGCGATGTGGATGGCGATACGTTGACCATCACAGGCGCGACGGTCCCAGCAGAGCAAGGTACGGTCGCGATCGTCGACGGCAAACTCGAGTTCACGCCAGCGGCGAACTTCAACGGCGAAGCGACCATCAGCTACACCATCAGCGATGGCAATGGCGGAACCGATACTGCGGACGTGAAAGTGACCGTGGATGCGGTGAACGACGGCCCAGTGGCCACAGACGATACGGCGTCAGGCACAGAAGACGGTGGCGTGATCACCATCGATGTGTTGGCGAACGACAGCGATGTGGATGGCGATACGTTGACCATCACAGGCGCGACGGTCCCAGCAGAGCAAGGTACGGTCGCGATCGTCGACGGCAAACTCGAGTTCACGCCAGCGGCGAACTTCAACGGCGAAGCGACCATCAGCTACACCATCAGCGATGGCAATGGCGGAACCGATACTGCGGACGTGAAAGTGACCGTGGATGCGGTGAACGACGGCCCAGTGGCCACAGACGATACGGCGTCAGGCACAGAAGACGGTGGCGTGATCACCATCGATGTGTTGGCGAACGACAGCGATGTGGATGGCGATACGTTGACCATCACAGGCGCGACGGTCCCAGCAGAGCAAGGTACGGTCGCGATCGTCGACGGCAAACTCGAGTTCACGCCAGCGGCGAACTTCAACGGCGAAGCGACCATCAGCTACACCATCAGCGATGGCAATGGCGGAACCGATACTGCGGACGTGAAAGTGACCGTGGATGCGGTGAACGACGGCCCAGTGGCCACAGACGATACGGCGTCAGGCACAGAAGACGGTGGCGTGATCACCATCGATGTGTTGGCGAACGACAGCGATGTGGATGGCGATACGTTGACCATCACAGGCGCGACGGTCCCAGCAGAGCAAGGTACGGTCGCGATCGTCGACGGCAAACTCGAGTTCACGCCAGCGGCGAACTTCAACGGCGAAGCGACCATCAGCTACACCATCAGCGATGGCAATGGCGGAACCGATACTGCGGACGTGAAAGTGACCGTGGATGCGGTGAACGACGGCCCAGTGGCCACAGACGATACGGCGTCAGGCACAGAAGACGGTGGCGTGATCACCATCGATGTGTTGGCGAACGACAGCGATGTGGATGGCGATACGTTGACCATCACAGGCGCGACGGTCCCAGCAGAGCAAGGTACGGTCGCGATCGTCGACGGCAAACTCGAGTTCACGCCAGCGGCGAACTTCAACGGCGAAGCGACCATCAGCTACACCATCAGCGATGGCAATGGCGGAACCGATACTGCGGACGTGAAAGTGACCGTGGATGCGGTGAACGACGGCCCAGTGGCCACAGACGATACGGCGTCAGGCACAGAAGACGGTGGCGTGATCACCATCGATGTGTTGGCGAACGACAGCGATGTGGATGGCGATACGTTGACCATCACAGGCGCGACGGTCCCAGCAGAGCAAGGTACGGTCGCGATCGTCGACGGCAAACTCGAGTTCACGCCAGCGGCGAACTTCAACGGCGAAGCGACCATCAGCTACACCATCAGCGATGGCAATGGCGGAACCGATACTGCGGACGTGAAAGTGACCGTGGATGCGGTGAACGACGGCCCAGTGGCCACAGACGATACGGCGTCAGGCACAGAAGACGGTGGCGTGATCACCATCGATGTGTTGGCGAACGACAGCGATGTGGATGGCGATACGTTGACCATCACAGGCGCGACGGTCCCAGCAGAGCAAGGTACGGTCGCGATCGTCGACGGCAAACTCGAGTTCACGCCAGCGGCGAACTTCAACGGCGAAGCGACCATCAGCTACACCATCAGCGATGGCAATGGCGGAACCGATACTGCGGACGTGAAAGTGACCGTGGATGCGGTGAACGACGGCCCAGTGGCCACAGACGATACGGCGTCAGGCACAGAAGACGGTGGCGTGATCACCATCGATGTGTTGGCGAACGACAGCGATGTGGATGGCGATACGTTGACCATCACAGGCGCGACGGTCCCAGCAGAGCAAGGTACGGTCGCGATCGTCGACGGCAAACTCGAGTTCACGCCAGCGGCGAACTTCAACGGCGAAGCGACCATCAGCTACACCATCAGCGATGGCAATGGCGGAACCGATACTGCGGACGTGAAAGTGACCGTGGATGCGGTGAACGACGGCCCAGTGGCCACAGACGATACGGCGTCAGGCACAGAAGACGGTGGCGTGATCACCATCGATGTGTTGGCGAACGACAGCGATGTGGATGGCGATACGTTGACCATCACAGGCGCGACGGTCCCAGCAGAGCAAGGTACGGTCGCGATCGTCGACGGCAAACTCGAGTTCACGCCAGCGGCGAACTTCAACGGCGAAGCGACCATCAGCTACACCATCAGCGATGGCAATGGCGGAACCGATACTGCGGACGTGAAAGTGACCGTGGATGCGGTGAACGACGGCCCAGTGGCCACAGACGATACGGCGTCAGGCACAGAAGACGGTGGCGTGATCACCATCGATGTGTTGGCGAACGACAGCGATGTGGATGGCGATACGTTGACCATCACAGGCGCGACGGTCCCAGCAGAGCAAGGTACGGTCGCGATCGTCGACGGCAAACTCGAGTTCACGCCAGCGGCGAACTTCAACGGCGAAGCGACCATCAGCTACACCATCAGCGATGGCAATGGCGGAACCGATACTGCGGACGTGAAAGTGACCGTGGATGCGGTGAACGACGGCCCAGTGGCCACAGACGATACGGCGTCAGGCACAGAAGACGGTGGCGTGATCACCATCGATGTGTTGGCGAACGACAGCGATGTGGATGGCGATACGTTGACCATCACAGGCGCGACGGTCCCAGCAGAGCAAGGTACGGTCGCGATCGTCGACGGCAAACTCGAGTTCACGCCAGCGGCGAACTTCAACGGCGAAGCGACCATCAGCTACACCATCAGCGATGGCAATGGCGGAACCGATACTGCGGACGTGAAAGTGACCGTGGATGCGGTGAACGACGGCCCAGTGGCCACAGACGATACGGCGTCAGGCACAGAAGACGGTGGCGTGATCACCATCGATGTGTTGGCGAACGACAGCGATGTGGATGGCGATACGTTGACCATCACAGGCGCGACGGTCCCAGCAGAGCAAGGTACGGTCGCGATCGTCGACGGCAAACTCGAGTTCACGCCAGCGGCGAACTTCAACGGCGAAGCGACCATCAGCTACACCATCAGCGATGGCAATGGCGGAACCGATACTGCGGACGTGAAAGTGACCGTGGATGCGGTGAACGACGGCCCAGTGGCCACAGACGATACGGCGTCAGGCACAGAAGACGGTGGCGTGATCACCATCGATGTGTTGGCGAACGACAGCGATGTGGATGGCGATACGTTGACCATCACAGGCGCGACGGTCCCAGCAGAGCAAGGTACGGTCGCGATCGTCGACGGCAAACTCGAGTTCACGCCAGCGGCGAACTTCAACGGCGAAGCGACCATCAGCTACACCATCAGCGATGGCAATGGCGGAACCGATACTGCGGACGTGAAAGTGACCGTGGATGCGGTGAACGACGGCCCAGTGGCCACAGACGATACGGCGTCAGGCACAGAAGACGGTGGCGTGATCACCATCGATGTGTTGGCGAACGACAGCGATGTGGATGGCGATACGTTGACCATCACAGGCGCGACGGTCCCAGCAGAGCAAGGTACGGTCGCGATCGTCGACGGCAAACTCGAGTTCACGCCAGCGAATGGTTTTAGTGGTAAAGCAACTGTTACTTATACTATTACCGATGGAGTTGCGTTTGATACTGCAGAAGTTTCAGTGAGTGTTAATCGTGTTTCAGTTGATCCAATTACTGCTGATGATGTGATCAACGCGAGTGAAGCGGCAGGCACAGTGACCGTGACCGGTACAGCCACAGGTGGCGATATCGCGACAGGCGATACAGTCACGCTAGAAATCAACGGTAAGACTTACACAACCACAGTGGCCGCAGGTGGCACATGGTCTGTGGACGTTGCAGGTTCAGACTTGGCCGCGGATACGGCGTTCGACGCGGTGGTGACGTCTTCGGATGCGGCGGGTCACACCGTCGATACAACAGGCTCTTCAACTCACACGGTAGACCTTGCCGCGACAGCCTCTATTAATGTAGATCCAATCACGGATGACAGAATCATTAATGCCAATGAGTCTGCTGAAGGTGTGTTGATTCCTATCACTGGTTGGGTAGGTGGTGATGCTAGACCTGGCGATACCGTTACAATTACTCTTGGTGGAGTCGAGATTGGTCGTGCATTGGTTTCCAATGATACAAATGCAGATGGTAAGTACCTATTTACGGTCGAAGTATTAGGTTCTCAGTTAGTTAATACTACGCTTCAATATCCTCATATTGTTGCCACTGTCACTGGGACAGATGGTGCGGGGAATGAGTTCAGTAAGGCTAGCACTGAAGTTTATAAAGTTGACCAAAGCTTAGACATCGAAGTTTTTGTTGAAGAAATAAGCGGCGATAATGTCATTAATTTTGATGAACAGGGAAATGTGACTATCTCCGGTTTTGTCGAAAAAGGAGCGTCTATAGATACCATTACAATTACTGATAAAGACGGTAATCCAATGGTGATCTCTTCGGGGATCTCGGTCGATACTAGTGATGAGAATGCTGACTATTTCTCAGTCGTTGTAGATGTTTCGCAACTGACTGATGGACAACTAAACGTCGTGGTAAGTGCCACTGATAGCGCTGGTAATACAGCTGATTCAGAAGTTGTTCATATTTCGAAAGATACTACGGTTTCTCTTACTTCCAAAATTACTGATGAAACAAATAGCGGGTCTAAAGAGGACAATGTCACCAACGATTCAACTCCATCCATTACTGGCTTAACGGAAGCGGGTGCGAGCGTGACTATTACCTACACTGATGCGACAGGTGCCCCTCGAACAGTCACTGGTACAGCGGATGCAGAAGGTAAATATACCATTCATATCAGTAATGCGCTGGCAGAAGGTAGTAATGATCTTTCTGTTAGCGCCGTAGACAAAGCGGGTAATACGACCACGATTGTACAGATTGTGGTTGTCGATACTTCGGTTGCGCCTGTGGCACAGGATGACACGGTATCTGTATACCGCGGTTTGACGGGTTATTATTACAGTTCCAATGATAGTGAAAACGGAAATCTGACTTCGGTTCAAGATGCATTGGATGTTATCGCGAGTAAAGACCCAGAACTTACCTTTGAAGCGCGTGACATTAATTACTCATTAGATGCCAACAACAATAGCTTGAGTTCAAAATCTCAGGTTGCTGATTTCCTAAATAATGATGCAGGATCATTACAGGGCGAAGTGGCAAATCACACAGATGGTGTGATTAAGATGAGTGGTTCGGTTTATCTAGAAGCAGGCAATTA
This Vibrio navarrensis DNA region includes the following protein-coding sequences:
- a CDS encoding cadherin-like domain-containing protein; the encoded protein is MDFSAFLSGAALTAGRIVVIDLNGNIRMLAPGQTPAPGEVVIDTLDESEVPTVRVATENGSNDITDDVQQIFAALEDGQDPTQLGDEFATAAGETGGSSLVSAGTISRDGSETLASTAFTTQGLQDLGLNQAQSLSLFEVYSSLSSDAATISPAETLPLLTVTLDVDSGSEADDFLTNNGSFTVSGQNDGATVEYFVDGEWTTTVPTPVEGENTIIVRQTDAAGNTSGSSTLTFTLDTTAPDAPQISLDTDSGSLADDFLTNKGDFTVAGTGDGATVEYFVNGEWTTTAPTPVEGQNTIIVRQTDSAGNVSGSSTLTFTLDTTAPDAPQISLDTDSGSFADDFLTNKGDFTVVGTEEGATVEYFVNGEWTTTAPTPVEGENTITVRQTDAAGNTSGSSTLTFTLDTTAQAGTVSIDPITSDDVITETEKNQTIIVTGSASGGDIKSGDVVTAIINGNEYKGSVSEDGTWELSVNGSDLAVDTAFEVTVNSTDAAGNEVTSTGESVHRFDDTPVIVNIDIDPITEDSVINATESQSDITITGTVSGEEFAQGTVTLIVNGNEFSGQVVDGRYAIDVPGNELLADSDKQVSAVVDVVNSKGQIGSSTSTEVYFVDTSSLATIRVNPITSDDVINLAESQSTVTVSGRVGFDAKAGDLVSMTINGTLYTATVLANKTWSVEVSGTDLANDNSFVATVTGVDSAGNPYSASTTSTHTVDTSATAGTVTVDAITSDDVINASEAAGTVAVTGTATGGDIAQGDKVTMTINGTDYETTVDANGNWTVDVAGSDLAADTEFEVVVTSSDSAGNTVTSSVLSTHGVAPVATDDTASGTEDGGVITIDVLANDSDVDGDTLTITGATVPAEQGTVAIVDGKLEFTPAANFNGEATISYTISDGNGGTDTADVKVTVDAVNDGPVATDDTASGTEDGGVITIDVLANDSDVDGDTLTITGATVPAEQGTVAIVDGKLEFTPAANFNGEATISYTISDGNGGTDTADVKVTVDAVNDGPVATDDTASGTEDGGVITIDVLANDSDVDGDTLTITGATVPAEQGTVAIVDGKLEFTPAANFNGEATISYTISDGNGGTDTADVKVTVDAVNDGPVATDDTASGTEDGGVITIDVLANDSDVDGDTLTITGATVPAEQGTVAIVDGKLEFTPAANFNGEATISYTISDGNGGTDTADVKVTVDAVNDGPVATDDTASGTEDGGVITIDVLANDSDVDGDTLTITGATVPAEQGTVAIVDGKLEFTPAANFNGEATISYTISDGNGGTDTADVKVTVDAVNDGPVATDDTASGTEDGGVITIDVLANDSDVDGDTLTITGATVPAEQGTVAIVDGKLEFTPAANFNGEATISYTISDGNGGTDTADVKVTVDAVNDGPVATDDTASGTEDGGVITIDVLANDSDVDGDTLTITGATVPAEQGTVAIVDGKLEFTPAANFNGEATISYTISDGNGGTDTADVKVTVDAVNDGPVATDDTASGTEDGGVITIDVLANDSDVDGDTLTITGATVPAEQGTVAIVDGKLEFTPAANFNGEATISYTISDGNGGTDTADVKVTVDAVNDGPVATDDTASGTEDGGVITIDVLANDSDVDGDTLTITGATVPAEQGTVAIVDGKLEFTPAANFNGEATISYTISDGNGGTDTADVKVTVDAVNDGPVATDDTASGTEDGGVITIDVLANDSDVDGDTLTITGATVPAEQGTVAIVDGKLEFTPAANFNGEATISYTISDGNGGTDTADVKVTVDAVNDGPVATDDTASGTEDGGVITIDVLANDSDVDGDTLTITGATVPAEQGTVAIVDGKLEFTPAANFNGEATISYTISDGNGGTDTADVKVTVDAVNDGPVATDDTASGTEDGGVITIDVLANDSDVDGDTLTITGATVPAEQGTVAIVDGKLEFTPAANFNGEATISYTISDGNGGTDTADVKVTVDAVNDGPVATDDTASGTEDGGVITIDVLANDSDVDGDTLTITGATVPAEQGTVAIVDGKLEFTPAANFNGEATISYTISDGNGGTDTADVKVTVDAVNDGPVATDDTASGTEDGGVITIDVLANDSDVDGDTLTITGATVPAEQGTVAIVDGKLEFTPAANFNGEATISYTISDGNGGTDTADVKVTVDAVNDGPVATDDTASGTEDGGVITIDVLANDSDVDGDTLTITGATVPAEQGTVAIVDGKLEFTPAANFNGEATISYTISDGNGGTDTADVKVTVDAVNDGPVATDDTASGTEDGGVITIDVLANDSDVDGDTLTITGATVPAEQGTVAIVDGKLEFTPAANFNGEATISYTISDGNGGTDTADVKVTVDAVNDGPVATDDTASGTEDGGVITIDVLANDSDVDGDTLTITGATVPAEQGTVAIVDGKLEFTPAANFNGEATISYTISDGNGGTDTADVKVTVDAVNDGPVATDDTASGTEDGGVITIDVLANDSDVDGDTLTITGATVPAEQGTVAIVDGKLEFTPAANFNGEATISYTISDGNGGTDTADVKVTVDAVNDGPVATDDTASGTEDGGVITIDVLANDSDVDGDTLTITGATVPAEQGTVAIVDGKLEFTPAANFNGEATISYTISDGNGGTDTADVKVTVDAVNDGPVATDDTASGTEDGGVITIDVLANDSDVDGDTLTITGATVPAEQGTVAIVDGKLEFTPAANFNGEATISYTISDGNGGTDTADVKVTVDAVNDGPVATDDTASGTEDGGVITIDVLANDSDVDGDTLTITGATVPAEQGTVAIVDGKLEFTPANGFSGKATVTYTITDGVAFDTAEVSVSVNRVSVDPITADDVINASEAAGTVTVTGTATGGDIATGDTVTLEINGKTYTTTVAAGGTWSVDVAGSDLAADTAFDAVVTSSDAAGHTVDTTGSSTHTVDLAATASINVDPITDDRIINANESAEGVLIPITGWVGGDARPGDTVTITLGGVEIGRALVSNDTNADGKYLFTVEVLGSQLVNTTLQYPHIVATVTGTDGAGNEFSKASTEVYKVDQSLDIEVFVEEISGDNVINFDEQGNVTISGFVEKGASIDTITITDKDGNPMVISSGISVDTSDENADYFSVVVDVSQLTDGQLNVVVSATDSAGNTADSEVVHISKDTTVSLTSKITDETNSGSKEDNVTNDSTPSITGLTEAGASVTITYTDATGAPRTVTGTADAEGKYTIHISNALAEGSNDLSVSAVDKAGNTTTIVQIVVVDTSVAPVAQDDTVSVYRGLTGYYYSSNDSENGNLTSVQDALDVIASKDPELTFEARDINYSLDANNNSLSSKSQVADFLNNDAGSLQGEVANHTDGVIKMSGSVYLEAGNYAFKVRADDGYTILIDGVAVATVDRNQSPTTTMHSSFEISSDGYHKIEIVYWDQGGNAVLDVNLGTVDANGNFNNGEHDLNDYPLIGDTLTTKEGSELVLNSTLLLGNDYDLNDGDTISIVADGFSSNDGAVSYDAATGEIIFTPNEGVTGSASFTYTIVDSTGKTDTATVTTLVTPISDGLSVSATLSSVSGNVADTLVAAQLAAIEGKLADSSANGDDNYLISHGALVEGLDGNDTIVYGSGSQMTANGGRGDDVIIGSNGTSTTEYLRGGDGNDILIGSVSSSSIRLDGDAGNDILVSRSAESSTAYYGGIGFDKAYLTGSSSDYSLTLNNYSDFTLIHQGTGNAHHDFYSVESLYFADGKFEVSGGQLVKTAEIYQLNIDIDLNDNDGSEVITEVTVSGVPSGVILSIGENLGNSLWSIPVSALDSDGKVAVVLEAPVGTSPKLTVTAGAQEVDSSGQAIDWPKYASTDIGTVSLPDGSPNGDNTLEGGKGDDVLMGDIGGYVVSVQPGVNYNIALIIDTSGSMKFDLAGNDNGFSNGYQSQSQYDASRMKLVIDALTSLAKDLVNHDGVINIHLIGFESSANSALKLQLTADNLQQLLTKIQDMDAQGGTNYEAAFDLASDWFSEQPTEGYENLTYFLTDGDPTFSNRGDNGAGNTTDYWDMYDAIEAFKDLSNQSTVHAIGIGDGITESHLKFFDNTAETSLQAVDGMYVTNAVLHFDNGTHAQSVQTDGSGSVYYADKKLVMTDPDARWDNNTDATKYVSEVTSIVDDNSTVQFELRIARGDFVWKLFSANGTLVSSGETDSSQTISIEVVNAGNYYFEFSFEGESNTALPNGRSYAWAEVGSINSYSQYYAQAGEVQIVNSAEELQAALQGSKTITDIAEMGNDTVNGGDGDGDGDGDDILFGDAINTDNLPWGQDGNPDKPTDLVDGAGYNALVMFLELRDGVTPSQVAIYEFIKNNYELFNVAGDSRGGNDILNGGEGNDILYGQGGNDILIGGLGDDILTGGEGADIFKFVDYGTGLRDGERDIITDFTAGEDKIDLSDLLHTDQSDSIDSLLARNEIGLTLNGGHLELTISDGSSNQTVVIENGASQYQSYIADGAITNMNAILNDLLKIHDN